A genomic region of Miscanthus floridulus cultivar M001 chromosome 3, ASM1932011v1, whole genome shotgun sequence contains the following coding sequences:
- the LOC136542069 gene encoding F-box protein At3g07870-like isoform X2: MASEETKSKKKKEEECIITCLPRDLIERIFFRLSVSTLLRCIEVCKQWHKVIRDPQFVTAHLEQAPRCALLFFPQESVHGKPYPSDAIVFDEGWSQSTVAVPVIGPDDFLCGSCNGLLCLYTKASTIKIANLTTGECLHLDKPIKKLKGDHFSFYRFGFHPVTKEYKVTHFLGEHQNNSQGTFNVIQVYTLGSDKWKDVGSSEDLSLSCVKNSGVVNVDGAMFWLTEDAGASWKHAVISFDLSEESFARIQLPDSTLGGYRRYWITEINGKVCIATAEVHQHRPRMLSGKLQIWTLCSKLESRWSQMYSLPYTHNYLPGPHFVHQDKIMMQSILGDLYSYELFGEGCGTKLCKRVKLLNFSPHKPDNVQSFICVKSLVRLDAYKKVGIVHGSKQQGGWGLKKWEVWERDICSVEDMWKNVYELEQNSLETPQLLAMVAKDLLHRLPFPDEVTRQRITMEIDQTLQHLPDCSDKHRRPQRRLNWVERKRDDEKLTARVNRVNDITKASRQAAVDISSTLMDMMNHLQADDGILRLLSDFRNHLQRIPSTSNSAANISNES; encoded by the exons ATGGCTTCTGAGGAGACCAAatcaaagaagaagaaagaggaggaATGCATCATAACCTGCCTTCCACGTGACCTCATTGAGCGGATATTTTTTAGGCTTTCAGTGAGCACTTTGCTGAGATGCATTGAAGTCTGCAAACAGTGGCACAAAGTCATCCGAGACCCCCAGTTCGTCACAGCACACCTTGAGCAAGCTCCCCGTTGTGCCCTCCTATTCTTTCCTCAAGAGTCGGTTCATGGCAAGCCCTACCCTAGTGATGCTATTGTCTTTGATGAAGGCTGGTCACAGTCAACAGTGGCCGTGCCAGTGATTGGGCCTGATGATTTTCTTTGCGGCTCATGCAATGGGCTTCTCTGCTTATACACAAAGGCATCAACAATCAAGATTGCTAACCTTACAACCGGTGAATGTCTGCATCTTGACAAACCTATAAAAAAATTGAAGGGTGATCACTTCTCTTTCTACCGTTTTGGATTTCACCCCGTCACAAAAGAGTACAAAGTTACACACTTTCTTGGTGAGCATCAAAACAATTCTCAAGGCACCTTTAATGTCATTCAAGTTTACACGCTTGGGAGTGACAAATGGAAAGATGTTGGAAGTTCTGAAGATCTAAGCTTAAGCTGTGTGAAGAACTCTGGTGTAGTGAATGTCGATGGAGCAATGTTTTGGCTAACTGAAGACGCCGGAGCTAGCTGGAAGCATGCTGTTATATCTTTTGATCTAAGTGAAGAAAGTTTTGCACGGATACAGCTGCCAGATTCTACACTTGGCGGTTATCGTCGGTACTGGATCACAGAGATAAATGGGAAGGTATGTATAGCAACTGCCGAAGTCCACCAGCACCGGCCCAGAATGCTTTCTGGTAAGCTGCAGATCTGGACATTGTGTAGCAAACTAGAGTCAAGGTGGAGCCAGATGTATAGCCTTCCGTACACACATAATTACCTTCCAGGTCCACATTTTGTTCACCAGGATAAGATCATGATGCAGTCTATTTTAGGTGATCTATATTCGTATGAGTTGTTTGGCGAGGGATGTGGGACTAAGTTATGCAAAAGGGTGAAGCTGCTGAATTTCAGCCCCCACAAACCAGACAACGTGCAATCCTTTATATGTGTGAAGTCACTTGTAAGATTAGATGCATACAAGAAGGTTGGGATCGTGCATGGATCAAAGCAGCAGGGTGGCTGGGGATTGAAGAAATGGGAGGTGTGGGAGCGTGACATTTGCAGTGTAGAGGATATGTGGAAAAATGTCTATGAGTTGGAGCAGAACTCATTG GAAACTCCACAACTTCTGGCCATGGTAGCCAAGGACCTCTTGCATCGTCTGCCATTTCCAGATGAGGTGACTCGGCAGCGAATAACAATGGAAATCGATCAGACATTGCAGCATTTGCCAGATTGTTCAGATAAG CATCGAAGGCCTCAGCGGCGGCTTAATTGGGTTGAACGGAAGCGGGATGATGAAAAGTTAACAGCTCGTGTGAATAGAGTAAATGATATAACCAAG GCCTCGAGGCAGGCAGCTGTTGACATCAGCAGCACGTTAATGGATATGATGAATCATCTTCAG GCAGATGATGGCATTCTCAGGTTGTTAAGTGATTTTCGAAATCATCTTCAG CGCATACCGAGCACATCGAACTCAGCTGCCAATATTTCTAATGAATCATGA
- the LOC136542069 gene encoding F-box protein At3g07870-like isoform X1, with protein MASEETKSKKKKEEECIITCLPRDLIERIFFRLSVSTLLRCIEVCKQWHKVIRDPQFVTAHLEQAPRCALLFFPQESVHGKPYPSDAIVFDEGWSQSTVAVPVIGPDDFLCGSCNGLLCLYTKASTIKIANLTTGECLHLDKPIKKLKGDHFSFYRFGFHPVTKEYKVTHFLGEHQNNSQGTFNVIQVYTLGSDKWKDVGSSEDLSLSCVKNSGVVNVDGAMFWLTEDAGASWKHAVISFDLSEESFARIQLPDSTLGGYRRYWITEINGKVCIATAEVHQHRPRMLSGKLQIWTLCSKLESRWSQMYSLPYTHNYLPGPHFVHQDKIMMQSILGDLYSYELFGEGCGTKLCKRVKLLNFSPHKPDNVQSFICVKSLVRLDAYKKVGIVHGSKQQGGWGLKKWEVWERDICSVEDMWKNVYELEQNSLETPQLLAMVAKDLLHRLPFPDEVTRQRITMEIDQTLQHLPDCSDKHRRPQRRLNWVERKRDDEKLTARVNRVNDITKASRQAAVDISSTLMDMMNHLQAMVQADDGILRLLSDFRNHLQRIPSTSNSAANISNES; from the exons ATGGCTTCTGAGGAGACCAAatcaaagaagaagaaagaggaggaATGCATCATAACCTGCCTTCCACGTGACCTCATTGAGCGGATATTTTTTAGGCTTTCAGTGAGCACTTTGCTGAGATGCATTGAAGTCTGCAAACAGTGGCACAAAGTCATCCGAGACCCCCAGTTCGTCACAGCACACCTTGAGCAAGCTCCCCGTTGTGCCCTCCTATTCTTTCCTCAAGAGTCGGTTCATGGCAAGCCCTACCCTAGTGATGCTATTGTCTTTGATGAAGGCTGGTCACAGTCAACAGTGGCCGTGCCAGTGATTGGGCCTGATGATTTTCTTTGCGGCTCATGCAATGGGCTTCTCTGCTTATACACAAAGGCATCAACAATCAAGATTGCTAACCTTACAACCGGTGAATGTCTGCATCTTGACAAACCTATAAAAAAATTGAAGGGTGATCACTTCTCTTTCTACCGTTTTGGATTTCACCCCGTCACAAAAGAGTACAAAGTTACACACTTTCTTGGTGAGCATCAAAACAATTCTCAAGGCACCTTTAATGTCATTCAAGTTTACACGCTTGGGAGTGACAAATGGAAAGATGTTGGAAGTTCTGAAGATCTAAGCTTAAGCTGTGTGAAGAACTCTGGTGTAGTGAATGTCGATGGAGCAATGTTTTGGCTAACTGAAGACGCCGGAGCTAGCTGGAAGCATGCTGTTATATCTTTTGATCTAAGTGAAGAAAGTTTTGCACGGATACAGCTGCCAGATTCTACACTTGGCGGTTATCGTCGGTACTGGATCACAGAGATAAATGGGAAGGTATGTATAGCAACTGCCGAAGTCCACCAGCACCGGCCCAGAATGCTTTCTGGTAAGCTGCAGATCTGGACATTGTGTAGCAAACTAGAGTCAAGGTGGAGCCAGATGTATAGCCTTCCGTACACACATAATTACCTTCCAGGTCCACATTTTGTTCACCAGGATAAGATCATGATGCAGTCTATTTTAGGTGATCTATATTCGTATGAGTTGTTTGGCGAGGGATGTGGGACTAAGTTATGCAAAAGGGTGAAGCTGCTGAATTTCAGCCCCCACAAACCAGACAACGTGCAATCCTTTATATGTGTGAAGTCACTTGTAAGATTAGATGCATACAAGAAGGTTGGGATCGTGCATGGATCAAAGCAGCAGGGTGGCTGGGGATTGAAGAAATGGGAGGTGTGGGAGCGTGACATTTGCAGTGTAGAGGATATGTGGAAAAATGTCTATGAGTTGGAGCAGAACTCATTG GAAACTCCACAACTTCTGGCCATGGTAGCCAAGGACCTCTTGCATCGTCTGCCATTTCCAGATGAGGTGACTCGGCAGCGAATAACAATGGAAATCGATCAGACATTGCAGCATTTGCCAGATTGTTCAGATAAG CATCGAAGGCCTCAGCGGCGGCTTAATTGGGTTGAACGGAAGCGGGATGATGAAAAGTTAACAGCTCGTGTGAATAGAGTAAATGATATAACCAAG GCCTCGAGGCAGGCAGCTGTTGACATCAGCAGCACGTTAATGGATATGATGAATCATCTTCAG GCAATGGTGCAGGCAGATGATGGCATTCTCAGGTTGTTAAGTGATTTTCGAAATCATCTTCAG CGCATACCGAGCACATCGAACTCAGCTGCCAATATTTCTAATGAATCATGA